A stretch of Scheffersomyces stipitis CBS 6054 chromosome 2, complete sequence DNA encodes these proteins:
- the MUC1.11 gene encoding MUC1-like protein (MUC1-like protein possibly involved in regulation of cell wall synthesis), which translates to MSKVRPISCYETPPLDSSFVFDDDDDESISRDGLSTDELGETPPSSVASTSNSPDLNQKARVGFLRRFSTNLNKKLSKISLQPIPASPVKKINDAETTSPTREVTFHDAPSSPTKAIEIPSSPSKEKRMSSILDPPIVLRERSSKSKEKAKTAHRHSVYGGALFDSKILTSKLSRKDFKKTIAKEETKGEVGNQSVGSINIEKKSTDSEDTITGSISQSPNKRRGKGSSVAESTTIEDDATAHDHNEMANFTGTKRSLKRSPAIEELAALSKFKDPIDGSTKIENNSTESDISSVDSKKSPMESRKPSIETTSSVGSVKHSSKVSNSAQLATPKQQLTSKAEIQSESSTPKINNLFSTPVSMAETSLTETSVEEDSFVSPNNTQASSATFPAYTSRRDTLASRESLPFFQKKSEQTLKLNIYLEEKTEDGVVKEPDNLDFIAVKLRKDRLRNLNELVNVVIFKLLNKKQDINLNNMRLLIFFKNESLSPIVLKKSIQEVEPEVPAGDKSSLNNDDLLLEYIMMKKKLYIKAQI; encoded by the coding sequence atGAGCAAAGTTAGACCTATTAGTTGTTATGAAACTCCACCTTTGGATTCCTCATTTGTCTtcgatgacgatgacgacgaaaGTATCTCTCGTGATGGGTTGTCTACAGATGAATTGGGCGAGACGCCTCCATCCTCAGTAGCATCAACTTCCAACAGCCCCGACCTCAACCAGAAGGCCAGGGTTGGATTTCTTCGTagattttcaacaaatttAAACAAGAaactttcaaaaatatcattACAACCAATCCCTGCATCACCAGTAAAGAAGATTAACGATGCTGAGACCACGTCACCCACTAGAGAAGTAACTTTCCATGATGCACCTTCGTCGCCAACTAAAGCTATTGAAATACCCTCAAGTCCATCGAAGGAAAAGAGAATGTCTTCCATACTTGATCCGCCTATTGTCTTGCGGGAAAGAAGCTCTAAGTCCAAAGAAAAGGCAAAGACTGCCCATAGACACAGTGTCTACGGAGGAGCTTTGTTTGATTCCAAGATCTTAACAAGTAAACTTAGTAGAAAGGACTTCAAAAAGACAATAgcgaaagaagaaacaaaggGTGAAGTAGGAAACCAACTGGTTGGATCCATCAAcatagaaaagaaatctACCGACAGCGAAGATACAATAACCGGAAGCATCTCACAATCGCCAAACAAACGAAGGGGAAAAGGATCCTCGGTCGCCGAACTGACAACTATCGAAGATGATGCTACAGCACATGATCATAACGAGATGGCTAATTTTACAGGAACAAAGAGGTCACTTAAGAGATCACCggcaattgaagaattagCTGCTTTAAGCAAATTCAAAGATCCAATTGACGGCTCTACTAAAATCGAGAATAATTCTACCGAGTCTGATATTTCGTCTGTAGACTCCAAGAAATCACCTAtggaatcaagaaaacCTTCCATTGAGACGACATCTTCTGTCGGTTCGGTTAAACATTCCTCAAAGGTGTCAAATTCCGCCCAGTTGGCAACTCCAAAGCAGCAGTTGACAAGCAAAGCGGAAATACAATCTGAATCATCTACTCCAAAGATTAACAATCTCTTTTCTACCCCAGTGCTGATGGCCGAAACAAGTTTAACTGAAACatctgttgaagaagattcgTTTGTTTCTCCCAACAACACACAGGCTTCAAGTGCCACTTTCCCAGCATACACGTCAAGACGTGACACACTTGCATCGAGAGAATCATTGCccttcttccaaaagaaGAGCGAGCAAACACTTAAACTTAATATTTACCTCGAGGAGAAGACAGAGGATGGAGTGGTGAAAGAACCGGACAATTTGGACTTCATAGCagtcaagttgagaaaAGACAGATTGCGAAACTTGAACGAGCTTGTGAATGTGGTCATATTCAAGCTCTTGAATAAGAAACAGgacatcaacttgaacaacatgCGATTACttatattcttcaagaacgagtCGTTAAGCCCGATAGTTCTCAAGAAGTCGATCCAAGAGGTTGAGCCTGAAGTTCCAGCAGGAGATAAGTCTAGCCTTAACAACGACGACTTGTTATTGGAATATATcatgatgaagaagaaactctACATCAAAGCACAAATATAG